One stretch of Podospora bellae-mahoneyi strain CBS 112042 chromosome 2, whole genome shotgun sequence DNA includes these proteins:
- a CDS encoding hypothetical protein (EggNog:ENOG503NUWV; COG:S), which yields MAGPGGGPPRRSHTKSRKGCESCKRRHIRCDESFPQCRNCTKHKVRCPYNDITQPDERSCSPDKPDLMWTPQIEEEINQWKVTGVFPFPHIYPAPTPCDLTLDQLRLIHHVASISEQMESLNANGFTLWTRRIPTIIQIGATYDYVLHALLAFSATHLAHLTDCPLVGNMAYEHRGIALNRLQEAIGCFSRENSDAILAASLVLSWQATDWKSWTELMQGTSTIIDAMESWKHESLFGDFIAESSTFPTGPPSPTPDHQPSQPCAADMDSYQRTLKQLQKLEHHLKQSHESPKPITQLIAFMKGSRKIVLTQPLHQQFERLRALRTWLFWLPVDMLQQSSCSPNSLVVIAHYYTAALLMERLFPDIGAAYFGSLTVKPIEEIHQRLSSSERGQTSLSFMDHPLGTVYEFRSRMGWAHPVDTPAFHQYTAPPFYMNDGSPAMVPAASPEYFYGDSVSFSYSTEDLSVPNSAVSPLQLSSPFPHSGNQQYLNIPSPYGAYSPVSSVYGDFGDAGHSDFEDSGNWTVPYSAASPVMGPASHRYSVGFVSSPIQSTWA from the exons ATGGCCGGTCCCGGTGGTGGTCCTCCTCGTCGGAGCCACACCAAGTCCCGGAAGGGATGTGAATCTTG CAAGCGCCGCCACATCAGATGTGATGAAAGCTTCCCTCAATG CCGCAACTGCACCAAGCACAAGGTCCGCTGCCCGTACAACGACATCACTCAGCCTGATGAGAGGTCTTGCTCGCCTGACAAGCCCGACCTCATGTGGACCCCtcagattgaggaggagatcaaccAGTGGAAGGTTACCGGGGTGTTCCCATTCCCGCACATCTATCCTGCACCGACACCCTGTGACTTGACTCTGGACCAGCTCAGGCTGATCCACCATGTTGCGTCCATCAGTGAGCAGATGGAGAGCCTCAATGCCAATGGCTTCACGCTTTGGACGCGGCGGATTCCCAC AATCATCCAGATCGGTGCTACCTACGACTATGTCTTGCATGCGCTGCTGGCGTTTTCCGCCACGCACCTTGCGCACCTGACCGACTGCCCATTGGTGGGCAACATGGCCTACGAGCACCGGGGCATTGCACTGAACCGCCTTCAGGAAGCCATCGGCTGCTTCTCGAGGGAGAACTCCGACGCCATCCTGGCGGCTTCGCTCGTGCTGTCGTGGCAAGCCACGGATTG GAAGAGCTGGACCGAACTCATGCAAGGAACCTCGACG ATTATCGATGCCATGGAATCCTGGAAACACGAGTCCCTGTTTGGCGACTTCATCGCCGAGAGCAGCACGTTCCCTACCGGCCCTCCGTCGCCCACCCCGGaccaccagcccagccagccatgcGCTGCCGACATGGACAGTTACCAGCGGACTCTGAAGCAGCTGCAGAAGCTCGAGCACCATCTGAAGCAGAGCCATGAGAGCCCCAAGCCCATCACGCAGCTCATTGCCTTCATGAAGGGCTCTCGCAAGATCGTCTTGACCCAGCCTTTGCACCAGCAGTTTGAGCGCCTTAGGGCGTTGCGCACCTGGCTGTTCTGGCTTCCTGTCGATATGCTGCAGCAGAGCAGTTGCTCCCCCAACTCGTTGGTCGTGATTGCTCACTACTACACGGCCGCTTTGCTGATGGAGCGTCTTTTCCCCGACATTGGTGCTGCCTACTTTGGAAGCCTTACCGTCAAGCCTATCGAGGAAATCCATCAACGTCTCAGCAGCTCGGAGAGGGGCCAGACCTCTCTCAGTTTCATGGATCACCCCCTCGGCACAGTCTACGAGTTCCGCTCCCGCATGGGTTGGGCCCATCCTGTCGACACGCCCGCATTCCATCAGTACACGGCGCCGCCCTTCTACATGAACGACGGTTCACCGGCCATGGTTCCCGCTGCTTCTCCAGAGTACTTCTATGGAGACAGCGTGTCATTCAGCTACAGCACCGAGGACCTGTCTGTTCCCAACAGCGCCGTCAGCCCTCTGCAGCTGTCATCCCCGTTCCCTCACTCTGGCAACCAGCAGTATCTTAACATCCCTAGCCCCTACGGCGCCTACAGTCCCGTCTCGAGCGTCTATGGTGACTTTGGCGACGCCGGCCACAGCGACTTCGAAGATTCTGGAAACTGGACGGTCCCCTACTCAGCCGCCTCTCCCGTCATGGGTCCTGCCAGCCACCGCTACAGTGTCGGGTTCGTTTCTTCTCCAATCCAGTCCACGTGGGCCTAG
- a CDS encoding hypothetical protein (EggNog:ENOG503P4A5; COG:D) produces MADYNSMKVPELKKVLQERSLPLTGNKADLIARLQEDDNQKAQEAAEPKADTKPAAAAEDEIDYDDDDFPPMAKKADAAPAATQDKPAEKKKSEDAPAVVETKADETAAPATTTTKNDKPAETTATEEPASAPAAPLFSANLAATNAQTEAEKRAARAARFGITLDENSEEAKAAARAAKFGVANDQISALDSALPERGPRKRGREAKDDGSKVKGAEGGNKRPQQQQPSANVRNNSNNGRNQQGRGGRVRGGPGGAGRQQRNGGGGGATAATKLPQREEDPAERAKREARAKRFA; encoded by the exons aTGGCCGACTACAACAGCATGAAGGTCCccgagttgaagaaggttCTTCAGGAGCGCAGCCTACCGTTGACCGGCAACAAGGCCGACCTGATTGCCCGTCTTCAGGAGGACGACAATCAGAAGGCCCAGGAAGCTGCGGAGCCCAAGGCCG ACACCAAGCccgccgcggcggcggaggatgagatcgactacgacgacgatgacttTCCTCCtatggccaagaaggctgatGCCGCTCCCGCCGCCACTCAAGACAAGCcagcagagaagaagaagtcggaGGATGCGCCAGCCGTTGTCGAAACCAAGGCTGATGAGACTGCTGcccctgccaccaccactaccaaaAACGACAAGCCAGCTGAGACCACTGCCACAGAGGAACCCGCCTCTGCCCCAGCTGCACCTCTGTTCTCAGCGAACCTAGCCGCGACCAACGCGCAGACGGAAGCAGAGAAGCGGGCTGCTCGCGCCGCCAGATTCGGCATCACGCTAGACGAAAACtcggaggaggccaaggccgcGGCGAGGGCTGCCAAGTTCGGGGTGGCTAATGACCAGATCTCGGCTCTGGACAGCGCGCTGCCTGAGCGggggccgaggaagagggggagggaggcgaagGATGATGGGAGCAAGGTTAAGGGTGCTGAGGGCGGCAACAAGcggccgcagcagcagcagcctaGTGCCAATGTCCGGAACAACAGCAATAACGGCCGTAACCAGCAGGGACGGGGCGGTCGTGTGCGTGGGGGTCcgggtggtgctggtcgGCAGCAGCGCAatggggggggtggtggtgctacTGCTGCGACGAAGCTGCCgcaaagggaggaggatccGGCGGAGAGGGCcaagagggaggcgagggctAAGAGGTTTGCTTAA
- a CDS encoding hypothetical protein (COG:E; EggNog:ENOG503NWAE): MVLIIGGGVSGLMTAWILLDRGYRVSVAAKEWYGEDANKDGSMCSQTAGALWEYPPSGRRLSENRAPAVAFPEPAQARLWAMHSFLFYEHLAKKSQLEEFEARMIALYQSSHHSHKDNRQGADSQTQGNARLDTGYGGFRGKSKAGYRSLPLEDWNTFEFRKWEDALSATNYLGSVGLKWGYRHEALAIDAHTAMEFLMKTVRFKEAISATREIKGDSSSTGRQNHA, from the coding sequence atggTCCTCATCATCGGAGGTGGGGTCAGTGGATTGATGACCGCCTGGATTcttctggataggggttaTCGTGTCTCGGTTGCTGCTAAAGAATGGTACGGGGAGGATGCAAACAAGGATGGTTCTATGTGTTCTCAGACTGCTGGAGCTCTGTGGGAGTACCCCCCAAGTGGTCGTCGCTTGTCAGAGAACCGGGCTCCTGCGGTTGCGTTCCCCGAACCCGCGCAGGCTCGGTTGTGGGCGATGCACAGCTTTCTGTTCTATGAGCACTTAGCCAAGAAAAGTCAGCTGGAAGAGTTCGAAGCCAGAATGATCGCACTGTATCAATCTTCCCATCACAGTCATAAGGATAACAGGCAGGGGGCTGACAGCCAAACTCAGGGAAATGCGCGCCTGGACACCGGGTATGGAGGCTTCCGCGGGAAGTCTAAGGCTGGTTATCGAAGCCTTCCACTTGAAGACTGGAATACATTCGAGTTTCGAAAATGGGAGGACGCCCTGAGTGCAACAAACTATCTTGGCTCAGTTGGGCTGAAATGGGGCTACAGACATGAGGCGTTGGCTATAGACGCTCATACCGCTATGGAATTCTTGATGAAGACCGTCAGGTTCAAGGAAGCAATCTCCGCGACCCGTGAGATCAAGGGAGATTCTTCATCTACAGGAAGACAAAATCATGCGTGA